A genomic stretch from Aedes albopictus strain Foshan chromosome 2, AalbF5, whole genome shotgun sequence includes:
- the LOC115259185 gene encoding uncharacterized protein LOC115259185: MMTSVLCDVCVQSIVADSDRVYCFGGCKKILHIRCSELTKAGANALRDNVGLKYMCFDCRKTQICLNKLQQACSEMTEKYNALSTLLTDLASNVESCITTQLKAYENSISVRLDSISTQLQNINSASNPVATASNTTGVVVSYADVCRNDNFNQRKPSSAEKSSNQGAAVPVLTDRVLRSGRRRLAVPNPSINSLHDPVQSTPTSSVSQSKSPMIKTKRIERIEKTVLLRPKSNQQTAVTKADLCDKLDPTAYAVKEEHASQLVSAVNNALSEKYTVEVMKPLHPRVKLVGLTENMDEDDLIRKLKAQNHLPNTFVVRCIRITEIQKQNISRFNAVLELDAPSYEAIMKLQRVYIGWERYRVVEDLNVKRCYKCSEYGHLASACSKPVCCPRCAEGHEISECMSDYEKCVNCEKINSQRTSESDRLADVNHSSWSQKCPIYIRRLKKARQNIDYST, encoded by the exons ATGATGACATCGGTGCTGTGCGATGTGTGCGTGCAGAGCATTGTCGCAGATAGCGATCGTGTTTACTGCTTCGGTGGATGTAAAAAAATCCTGCATATACGCTGCTCGGAATTAACAAAAGCTGGGGCAAATGCTCTTCGAGATAACGTAGGTCTGAAATACATGTGCTTCGACTGTAGGAAGACACAAATATGCCTCAACAAGCTGCAACAAGCCTGTTCGGAAATGACAGAAAAATACAATGCGCTCAGTACTCTGCTCACTGATCTCGCTTCGAATGTAGAAAGCTGCATCACAACTCAGCTTAAGGCATATGAGAACTCAATATCTGTGCGCCTTGACTCTATCTCCACCCAACTACAAAATATCAATTCTGCCTCTAACCCTGTCGCCACCGCTTCCAATACCACTGGTGTTGTTGTATCATATGCTGATGTATGCCGTAATGATAATTTCAATCAACGCAAACCGTCGTCGGCCGAGAAGTCATCGAACCAAGGGGCTGCGGTACCTGTATTAACTGATAGAGTATTACGATCTGGAAGACGCAGGCTAGCAGTGCCAAACCCAAGTATTAATTCCCTCCATGACCCGGTTCAGAGTACCCCGACCAGCAGTGTTAGCCAATCGAAATCGCCAATGATAAAAACGAAGCGCATAGAGAGAATTGAAAAGACTGTTTTGTTGCGGCCGAAGAGCAATCAGCAAACTGCTGTTACCAAAGCGGACCTGTGTGACAAACTGGATCCTACCGCGTATGCTGTTAAGGAA GAGCATGCATCCCAACTAGTTTCTGCAGTCAATAATGCGCTATCGGAAAAATACACTGTCGAAGTTATGAAACCACTACACCCAAGAGTGAAACTGGTGGGGTTAACTGAAAATATGGACGAGGATGATCTCATTCGGAAATTGAAAGCACAGAACCATCTGCCCAATACTTTTGTGGTCCGGTGCATACGCATTACCGAAATTCAGAAACAAAACATCAGCCGGTTCAATGCTGTACTTGAGCTGGACGCTCCTTCTTATGAAGCCATCATGAAGCTGCAGCGTGTCTACATTGGTTGGGAACGTTATCGAGTTGTTGAGGATTTAAACGTTAAGCGTTGTTACAAATGTTCAGAGTACGGTCATCTGGCTTCTGCGTGTAGTAAGCCTGTCTGCTGTCCCAGATGTGCTGAGGGTCATGAAATCAGCGAATGCATGTCGGATTACGAGAAATGTGTCAACTGCGAGAAAATTAACAGCCAGCGAACATCTGAGTCGGATCGTCTAGCTGATGTCAATCATTCTTCCTGGAGCCAGAAATGTCCCATCTATATCCGACGGCTCAAAAAGGCTCGCCAGAACATAGATTATTCAACATAG